Proteins from one Mus pahari chromosome 10, PAHARI_EIJ_v1.1, whole genome shotgun sequence genomic window:
- the Nicn1 gene encoding nicolin-1: MSRVLVPCHVKSTVALQVGDMRTSQGRPGVLVVDVTFPNIAPFELQEIMFKNYYTAFLSIRVRQQSSAHTPAKWVTCLRDYCLMPDPHSEEGAQDYVSLFKHQMLCDMNRVLELRLILRQPSPLWLSFTVEELQIYQQGPKSPSLAFPKWLSHPVSNEQPTPRLEGLPDPSRVSSEVQQMWALTEMIRASHTPTRIGRFDVDGCYDLNLLSYT; this comes from the exons ATGTCCCGTGTGTTGGTGCCCTGTCATGTGAAAAGCACTGTAGCCCTGCAAGTGGGCGACATGAGGACCTCTCAAGGTCGGCCTGGCGTGCTGGTCGTCGATGTCACTTTTCCCAACATCGCGCCTTTTGAG TTGCAGGAGATCATGTTTAAGAATTACTACACAGCTTTTTTGAGCATCCGTGTTCGTCAGCAAAGCTCAGCGCACACGCCAGCCAAGTGGGTAACTTGTCTGCGGGATTACTGCTTGATGCCTGACCCGCACAGTGAAGAGGGAGCCCAGGACTATGTATCACTGTTCAAGCACCAG ATGCTGTGTGACATGAACAGAGTGCTGGAGCTGCGTCTGATTCTGCGGCAGCCATCACCACTGTGGCTGTCTTTCACAGTGGAGGAACTGCAGATCTACCAACAGGGACCAAAG AGTCCCTCCTTGGCGTTCCCCAAGTGGCTTTCCCACCCAGTGTCCAATGAGCAGCCCACTCCCCGCCTCGAG GGTCTCCCAGACCCCAGCAGAGTGTCCTCTGAGGTGCAGCAGATGTGGGCATTGACCGAGATGATTCGGGCTAGTCATACTCCCACGAGGATCGGCCGCTTCGAC GTGGATGGCTGTTATGATCTGAATTTACTCTCCTACACGTGA
- the Amt gene encoding aminomethyltransferase, mitochondrial, protein MHRTVSVVAPLGFRLQAQALVQSRPLSSVQDVLRRTPLYDFHLAHGGKMVAFAGWSLPVQYRDSHVDSHLHTRRHCSLFDVSHMLQTKIFGCDRVKLLESVVVGDIAELRPNQGTLSLFTNEAGGILDDLIVTNTSEGHLYVVSNAGCRDKDLALMQDKVKEFQNRGLDVGLEVVENALLALQGPTAAQVLQAGVTDDMRKLPFMTSAVMEVFGVSGCRVTRCGYTGEDGVEISVPAAGAVHLATALLKNPEVKLAGLAARDSLRLEAGLCLYGNDIDDHTTPVEGSLSWTLGKRRRIAMDFPGAKIIVPQLKGEVQRRRVGLICEGAPVRAHSPILNTEGTVIGTVTSGCPSPSLKKNVAMGYVPFKYSRPGTQLLVEVRRKQQMAVVSKMPFVPTNYYTLK, encoded by the exons ATGCATCGGACAGTCAGTGTGGTAGCCCCTCTGGGTTTTCGCCTGCAGGCACAAGCTTTGGTCCAAAGTCGCCCACTCAGTTCTGTACAG GATGTGCTCCGAAGGACTCCACTCTATGACTTCCACCTAGCTCATGGAGGGAAAATGGTGGCGTTTGCAGGGTGGAGTCTGCCTGTGCAATACCGTGACAGTCATGTTGATTCACACCTGCACACGCGCCGGCACTGTTCTCTCTTTGATGTGTCCCACATGCTACAG ACCAAGATATTTGGCTGTGACCGAGTGAAGCTGCTGGAGAGTGTAGTGGTTGGAGACATTGCAGAACTAAGGCCTAACCAG GGAACGCTCTCTCTGTTTACCAACGAAGCTGGAGGCATCTTAGACGACTTGATTGTAACCAATACTTCTGAGGGGCACCTGTATGTAGTATCCAATGCTGGCTGCCGGGACAAGGACTTGGCTCTCATGCAG GACAAGGTCAAGGAGTTCCAGAATAGGGGCCTGGATGTAGGCCTGGAGGTGGTAGAGAATGCCCTGTTAGCGCTGCAAG GACCCACGGCAGCACAGGTGTTACAGGCTGGGGTGACAGATGATATGAGGAAACTGCCCTTCATGACAAGTGCTGTGATGGAAGTGTTCGGTGTGTCTGGCTGTCGTGTGACCCGCTGTGGTTATACAGGAGAGGATGGTGTTGAG ATATCAGTCCCAGCAGCAGGGGCAGTCCACTTGGCAACTGCTCTGCTGAAAAACCCAGAGGTTAAGCTGGCAGGACTAGCAGCCCGAGATAGCCTGCGCCTGGAGGCAGGCCTCTGTCTGTATGGGAATGACATCGATGACCATACCACACCCGTGGAGGGCAGCCTCAGCTGGACACTAG GGAAGCGCCGCCGAATTGCTATGGACTTCCCAGGAGCCAAAATCATTGTTCCCCAGCTGAAGGGTGAAGTGCAGCGGAGACGTGTGGGGCTGATATGCGAAGGGGCTCCAGTGAGAGCACACAGTCCTATTTTGAATACAGAAGGCACTGTGATCG GTACAGTGACCAGTGGCTGCCCTTCACCCAGCCTAAAGAAGAACGTGGCGATGGGTTATGTGCCATTTAAGTACAGTCGACCAGGGACACAGCTGTTGGTGGAAGTTCGGCGGAAGCAGCAAATGGCGGTGGTTAGCAAAATGCCCTTTGTGCCCACCAACTATTATACTCTCAAGTGA
- the Tcta gene encoding T-cell leukemia translocation-altered gene protein isoform X2, which produces MAEPWAGQFLQALPATVLGALGTLGSDFLREWETQDMRVTLFKLLLLWLVLSLLGIQLAWGFYGNTVTGLYHRPGLGGQNGSTPDGSTHFSSWEIAANEALKTHRE; this is translated from the exons ATGGCGGAGCCTTGGGCCGGGCAGTTTCTGCAAGCTTTGCCCGCCACGGTGCTCGGAGCGCTGGGCACCCTGGGCAGCGACTTTCTGCGGGAGTGGGAGACACAAGACATGCGAGTGACTCTCTTCAAGCTGCTCCTGCTGTGGTTGGTGTTAAGTCTCCTGGGCATCCAGCTGGCCTGGGGGTTCTACGGGAACACAGTGACCGGGTTGTATCACCGTCCAG gtctggGTGGCCAGAATGGATCCACACCTGATGGCTCCACACATTTCTCTTCATG GGAGATAGCAGCAAACGAAGCtctcaaaacacacagagaataa
- the Tcta gene encoding T-cell leukemia translocation-altered gene protein isoform X1 yields the protein MAEPWAGQFLQALPATVLGALGTLGSDFLREWETQDMRVTLFKLLLLWLVLSLLGIQLAWGFYGNTVTGLYHRPDPHPQPPAALGVFLPPGLGGQNGSTPDGSTHFSSWEIAANEALKTHRE from the exons ATGGCGGAGCCTTGGGCCGGGCAGTTTCTGCAAGCTTTGCCCGCCACGGTGCTCGGAGCGCTGGGCACCCTGGGCAGCGACTTTCTGCGGGAGTGGGAGACACAAGACATGCGAGTGACTCTCTTCAAGCTGCTCCTGCTGTGGTTGGTGTTAAGTCTCCTGGGCATCCAGCTGGCCTGGGGGTTCTACGGGAACACAGTGACCGGGTTGTATCACCGTCCAG ATCCCCACCCTCAGCCTCCTGCAGCTCTGGGtgtgttcctgcctccaggtctggGTGGCCAGAATGGATCCACACCTGATGGCTCCACACATTTCTCTTCATG GGAGATAGCAGCAAACGAAGCtctcaaaacacacagagaataa